From bacterium, a single genomic window includes:
- a CDS encoding DUF1232 domain-containing protein, which produces MINELLKSKAQAALKDKKVLNSLLYEATVKADANKGRIRSLWSNLKALARMVRAWAGGQYSDVPWRSLVAALAALIYFVNPFDLIPDFLIVGLADDALFVGWVLASIQTDLSKFLLWEKTIPVRAERVE; this is translated from the coding sequence ATGATCAACGAACTCTTGAAATCAAAGGCCCAGGCCGCCCTGAAGGACAAGAAGGTGTTGAATTCCCTCCTTTACGAGGCGACGGTGAAGGCCGACGCCAACAAGGGTAGGATTCGGAGCCTCTGGTCGAACCTCAAGGCGCTCGCCCGGATGGTGCGCGCGTGGGCGGGAGGACAATACAGCGACGTCCCGTGGAGGAGCCTCGTCGCCGCCCTGGCCGCGCTGATCTATTTCGTGAACCCGTTCGATCTCATTCCCGACTTTTTGATCGTCGGCCTGGCTGATGACGCCTTGTTCGTCGGCTGGGTCCTGGCGTCCATTCAAACGGATCTCAGCAAGTTCCTCCTGTGGGAGAAGACCATACCCGTCCGGGCGGAAAGGGTGGAGTGA
- a CDS encoding serine protease, whose product MFVQAIEKAARFVRPIHIITRNYGSQTVVPSTATLFFLNADGWALTCRHVSDLVANADRVNRRYRQFQREAHDLIVRKRRAAVRELEKKYGYSERITVEIRNTFVNCADGKLDVKIIPHEKLDLALIKFSNSRLHCEQFPVFPAGTSALKPGLMVCRLGYPFPDFTNFRYNDERDAIEWTQEGQVHTPLFPIEGMVTRLILQGGNGHETVSGFELSTPGLRGQSGGPVFDTEGKVWGVQFATGHLYLGFDIHQEVLKMGKTVTVSDNAFLHVGRCLHVDRVKDFLRANGVAFQEG is encoded by the coding sequence GCGATCGAAAAAGCCGCGCGGTTCGTCCGGCCCATCCACATCATCACCCGCAATTACGGCTCCCAGACCGTTGTACCCTCCACGGCCACTCTCTTCTTCCTTAACGCCGACGGCTGGGCACTCACCTGCCGCCACGTCTCGGACCTGGTCGCCAACGCCGACCGCGTCAACCGCCGCTACCGCCAGTTTCAAAGAGAGGCGCACGATCTGATCGTCCGCAAGCGCCGGGCGGCCGTCCGGGAGCTGGAGAAAAAATACGGGTACTCGGAGCGGATCACGGTCGAGATCCGGAACACGTTCGTCAACTGCGCGGACGGAAAGCTCGACGTCAAGATCATCCCCCATGAAAAACTCGACCTGGCCCTGATCAAGTTCTCCAACAGCCGCCTGCACTGCGAGCAATTCCCCGTCTTTCCCGCGGGCACATCCGCGCTCAAGCCGGGACTCATGGTCTGCCGCCTGGGCTACCCGTTCCCCGATTTTACGAACTTTCGTTACAATGACGAGAGAGACGCGATCGAATGGACGCAGGAAGGGCAGGTTCACACGCCTCTCTTTCCGATCGAAGGCATGGTGACCCGGCTGATTCTGCAGGGGGGCAACGGCCACGAAACCGTCTCGGGCTTTGAGCTCAGCACGCCGGGTCTACGCGGCCAGAGCGGCGGTCCGGTCTTCGACACCGAAGGCAAGGTCTGGGGCGTCCAGTTCGCCACGGGCCATCTCTACTTGGGATTCGACATCCATCAAGAGGTCTTGAAGATGGGCAAGACCGTGACGGTCTCGGACAACGCCTTTTTGCACGTGGGGCGGTGCCTCCACGTGGACCGGGTCAAGGATTTCCTCAGAGCGAACGGGGTCGCGTTTCAGGAGGGGTGA